In Kaistella faecalis, a genomic segment contains:
- the rlmF gene encoding 23S rRNA (adenine(1618)-N(6))-methyltransferase RlmF, with protein MSTEKNSREKTRLHLRNRNRERYDLDALKTAVPELENHIKTNKYGDDSVDFANPEAVKLLNKALLSHYYGINNWDFPAENLCPPIPGRADYLHYMADLLGQSNFGGIPQGDKITALDVGVGANSIYPIIGVTEYGWNFIGSDTDVKSVESAQNIVAANEQLKDKVEIRLQKDSDTIFHGIIKEDEKIDFTLCNPPFHATAEDAEKGSQRKVRNLTGKNTPAPELNFAGISNELIYPGGEIAFIRKMIAESKDFGKNCYWFSTLISKESNLKKVYKLLEEAEIFHLKTIPMGTGNKSSRIIAWTFLNKEEQKEWREKSWRNSAENDR; from the coding sequence ATGTCCACAGAAAAAAACAGTAGGGAGAAAACCAGACTTCATCTCCGCAATAGAAACCGCGAGAGATATGATCTGGATGCCTTGAAAACAGCCGTTCCGGAACTGGAAAATCACATTAAAACCAATAAATACGGCGATGATTCTGTGGATTTCGCAAATCCGGAAGCGGTAAAATTACTCAACAAAGCGCTCCTCAGCCACTACTACGGTATTAATAACTGGGACTTCCCTGCTGAGAATCTTTGTCCGCCGATTCCCGGAAGAGCAGATTATCTGCATTATATGGCCGATTTGCTTGGTCAGAGTAATTTTGGCGGAATTCCACAAGGTGATAAAATTACCGCGCTGGATGTGGGTGTGGGCGCTAACTCCATTTATCCGATCATTGGCGTTACAGAATATGGCTGGAATTTCATCGGTTCAGATACAGATGTAAAATCAGTGGAATCAGCACAGAATATTGTAGCGGCTAATGAACAGTTAAAAGATAAAGTTGAAATCCGCTTGCAGAAGGATTCTGACACAATTTTTCACGGCATCATTAAAGAAGACGAGAAAATAGATTTTACGCTCTGTAATCCTCCGTTTCATGCTACTGCCGAGGACGCGGAAAAAGGTTCCCAGAGAAAAGTGCGCAATCTTACGGGTAAAAATACGCCAGCTCCTGAACTCAATTTTGCGGGAATCAGCAATGAGTTGATTTATCCCGGAGGCGAAATTGCTTTCATCCGGAAAATGATTGCTGAAAGTAAAGACTTTGGGAAAAACTGTTATTGGTTTTCCACGTTGATTTCAAAGGAATCCAACCTGAAAAAAGTATATAAACTTCTGGAGGAAGCGGAGATTTTCCACCTAAAAACAATTCCGATGGGAACCGGTAACAAATCCAGCAGAATCATCGCCTGGACTTTCCTCAATAAAGAAGAACAGAAAGAATGGCGGGAAAAATCTTGGAGAAATTCGGCAGAAAACGATAGATAA
- a CDS encoding KTSC domain-containing protein, with protein MKRIGEHRKLLGVDKTATLKDLKTIYRNTMKDAHPDKFVNDEEGKLDAEEKSKSVIEAYHFLVSINPETQEKYKEEYTETTSKSNIQDFEYEKQILKIQHLNGKMFEYIGVPRNTYIKMVNADSPSRFARRHIYGNFVYRKAGEAMVD; from the coding sequence ATGAAAAGAATTGGCGAACACAGAAAATTGCTAGGAGTTGACAAAACCGCAACTTTAAAAGACCTGAAAACCATTTACAGAAATACAATGAAGGACGCTCATCCCGATAAATTTGTAAATGATGAAGAAGGAAAACTGGATGCAGAGGAAAAAAGCAAATCAGTAATTGAGGCGTATCACTTTCTGGTAAGCATCAACCCGGAGACTCAGGAAAAATACAAAGAAGAATACACAGAAACCACTTCCAAATCAAACATCCAGGATTTTGAATACGAAAAACAGATTCTGAAAATTCAGCATCTCAACGGTAAAATGTTTGAATACATCGGTGTGCCGAGAAATACCTACATCAAAATGGTAAACGCGGATTCCCCAAGCCGATTCGCACGAAGACATATCTACGGAAATTTTGTTTACAGAAAAGCCGGCGAAGCGATGGTGGATTAA
- a CDS encoding FAD-dependent oxidoreductase — protein MKTQNEMNRWTVCKECAGRGKKKQRIRKSVKIRYERALEEFKNSDQKGPLPVRPHSHLLPCPICSGSGLIASKDFRAPDHEKFPRVAIIGGGIGGVALAVACLHRGIPFTLYERDESFAARSQGYGLTLQQASKAIDGFGIFSLDKGVVSTRHLAHTPGGKVVGEWGMRKWMENNTRNDSKRSNVHIARQSLRSALLNQLAGTDYIKWGHQFISFNENKNGIELTFQVDGKTIDEQSDLLVGADGIRSVVRNLLIGEDSSPLRYLGCIVILGICPLSALENSSHHLLDSATVFQTANGNERIYVMPYDADSVMWQLSFPMSEEDAKALSEKGSKALKEEAILRTPWHAPIPEILIATDDSLISGYPVYDRDLLSADSLAQAGAITLMGDAAHPMSPFKGQGANQALLDALSLAREIYKKCSTGFNWRENGIREHLLKPFETEMLERSAIKVKDSAAAAEFLHSEIALYEGDEPRGKVLKRRES, from the coding sequence ATGAAAACGCAGAATGAAATGAACCGCTGGACGGTCTGTAAAGAATGCGCAGGGCGCGGCAAAAAAAAGCAGAGAATCCGTAAAAGTGTAAAGATTCGCTACGAAAGAGCGTTGGAGGAATTTAAAAATTCAGATCAAAAAGGACCTTTACCGGTACGTCCGCATTCGCATCTCTTACCGTGTCCAATCTGTTCCGGCTCAGGGTTAATTGCATCGAAAGATTTTCGAGCGCCCGATCATGAAAAATTTCCACGAGTTGCCATTATCGGCGGCGGAATTGGTGGAGTTGCGCTGGCAGTTGCCTGTCTACACCGCGGCATTCCTTTTACCCTTTACGAGCGGGATGAAAGCTTCGCTGCGCGTTCACAGGGATATGGACTTACGCTTCAGCAGGCGAGTAAAGCGATTGATGGCTTTGGGATTTTCAGTTTAGATAAAGGAGTGGTTTCTACAAGACATCTGGCTCACACACCCGGCGGTAAAGTGGTTGGGGAATGGGGAATGCGAAAATGGATGGAAAATAATACGAGAAATGACTCAAAACGGAGCAATGTTCACATCGCAAGACAGTCTCTGCGTTCAGCACTTTTAAATCAACTCGCCGGAACGGATTACATCAAATGGGGACACCAATTTATCAGTTTTAATGAAAATAAGAATGGTATTGAACTAACTTTTCAGGTTGACGGAAAAACAATTGACGAACAGAGTGATTTACTTGTAGGCGCTGACGGAATCCGAAGCGTGGTAAGAAATCTTCTGATTGGCGAAGACAGTTCTCCCCTGCGATATCTTGGCTGCATTGTGATTTTAGGCATCTGCCCGTTAAGCGCACTCGAAAATTCCAGTCATCACCTTCTGGATTCGGCGACCGTTTTTCAGACCGCAAACGGGAATGAAAGAATATACGTTATGCCTTATGACGCTGACTCAGTGATGTGGCAGCTCAGTTTCCCGATGTCTGAAGAAGATGCGAAAGCGTTAAGTGAAAAGGGCTCAAAAGCCCTTAAAGAAGAAGCCATTCTACGAACACCGTGGCACGCTCCCATCCCGGAAATTTTAATCGCGACCGATGATAGTTTAATTTCCGGATACCCCGTTTACGACCGCGATTTACTCAGCGCAGATTCATTAGCGCAGGCGGGAGCAATAACTTTAATGGGTGACGCCGCGCACCCGATGAGTCCGTTTAAAGGTCAGGGCGCAAACCAGGCACTTCTTGATGCTTTATCACTTGCCCGCGAAATTTATAAAAAATGCAGTACCGGTTTCAACTGGAGGGAAAACGGAATCCGGGAACATCTATTAAAACCCTTTGAAACTGAAATGCTGGAGCGCAGCGCCATTAAAGTAAAAGATTCCGCTGCCGCTGCCGAATTTCTTCATTCCGAAATTGCCTTATATGAAGGCGACGAACCCCGTGGCAAAGTTCTGAAGCGAAGAGAAAGTTAA
- the tyrS gene encoding tyrosine--tRNA ligase codes for MNPFIEELKWRGLYADMMPGTDEQLNKEMTTAYIGFDPTADSLHIGSLIPIKVLAHFQQHGHKPIALVGGATGMIGDPSGKSTERNALDEETLNHYVSCLKGQLSKFLKFDGTESNSAELVNNYDWMKEFSFLEFIRDIGKNITVNYMMAKESVKKRITGEGGAEGMSFTEFTYQLLQGYDFLHLYREKNVKLQMGGSDQWGNITTGTELIRRKAKGEAFALTVPLITKADGSKFGKSEAGENYWLDAKRTSPYKFYQFWVNSTDADAERFIKFYTFLSKEEIETLIAEHQTAPHERKLQKKLAEEVTVWVHNREEYEKAVKASEILFGRSTAEDLVNLDEATFLEVFEGVPQKEITRNEVVGSNIIDLISEKSGFLKSKGEARRELSSNAISVNKEKANETFEISEKDLIDGKFLLLQKGKKNYFIVKAV; via the coding sequence ATGAATCCCTTTATTGAAGAACTGAAATGGCGCGGCCTGTATGCCGACATGATGCCCGGAACCGATGAGCAACTGAATAAAGAAATGACGACTGCTTATATCGGCTTCGATCCTACGGCAGATTCTTTGCATATCGGGAGCTTAATTCCTATTAAAGTTTTAGCTCATTTTCAACAGCACGGTCACAAACCGATTGCTTTGGTTGGCGGCGCCACAGGAATGATTGGTGATCCGTCAGGCAAATCTACAGAGCGAAATGCGCTTGATGAAGAAACCCTGAACCACTACGTTTCCTGTCTGAAAGGCCAGCTTTCAAAATTTCTAAAATTCGACGGTACCGAAAGTAACAGCGCAGAACTCGTGAATAATTACGACTGGATGAAAGAATTTTCTTTCCTGGAGTTCATTCGTGATATCGGAAAAAACATTACCGTAAATTACATGATGGCGAAGGAATCTGTGAAAAAGAGAATCACAGGCGAAGGCGGCGCGGAAGGAATGAGTTTTACAGAATTTACATACCAACTTCTTCAAGGTTATGATTTCCTGCATTTATACAGAGAAAAAAATGTAAAACTTCAGATGGGCGGTTCAGACCAGTGGGGAAATATCACCACAGGAACAGAACTTATCCGCAGAAAAGCAAAAGGTGAAGCATTTGCGCTTACCGTTCCTTTAATTACAAAAGCCGACGGTTCTAAGTTCGGAAAATCAGAAGCCGGAGAAAACTATTGGCTCGACGCGAAAAGAACGTCGCCTTATAAATTCTACCAGTTTTGGGTGAATTCTACCGATGCAGATGCTGAAAGATTCATTAAATTCTATACTTTTTTAAGCAAAGAAGAAATTGAAACGTTAATCGCAGAACATCAAACCGCGCCTCACGAAAGAAAGCTTCAGAAAAAACTGGCAGAAGAAGTGACGGTTTGGGTGCATAACCGCGAAGAATATGAGAAAGCAGTTAAAGCTTCAGAAATCCTTTTCGGAAGATCAACTGCCGAAGATCTGGTGAATCTTGATGAAGCAACCTTTCTGGAAGTTTTTGAAGGTGTTCCACAGAAAGAAATTACAAGAAATGAAGTAGTGGGTAGCAATATCATCGATTTGATTTCTGAAAAATCAGGTTTCCTGAAGTCGAAAGGCGAAGCGAGGCGCGAACTGAGCAGCAACGCCATCTCGGTCAATAAAGAAAAAGCAAATGAAACTTTCGAAATCTCAGAAAAAGATCTGATCGACGGAAAATTCCTGCTTCTGCAGAAAGGCAAGAAAAATTACTTTATCGTGAAAGCGGTATAA
- a CDS encoding acyl-CoA desaturase encodes MVIIIFIAVLWYSGLFFQTFFLHRYAAHQSFKMSRFGEKLCYVLTWITQGSNYLSAYGYGVMHRMHHAYADTEKDPHSPKYDHNLFTMMWRTKSIYQQINQQKVKIEDKFTKNVPQWEGFDKFASSWGSRIGWAIAYTAFFYFFATAWWQWILLPVAYMMAPIHGVIINWFGHIYGYVNFKVSDTSKNLFRFDWLMMGEGYHNNHHKHGGRANFGGVRWHEIDVTYVIMLLLDKMKLIKLKPVAVVKREI; translated from the coding sequence ATGGTTATTATCATCTTTATTGCTGTCCTTTGGTATTCAGGACTTTTTTTTCAGACTTTTTTCCTGCACCGTTACGCGGCGCACCAATCTTTTAAAATGTCACGTTTCGGCGAAAAACTTTGCTATGTGCTGACATGGATTACTCAGGGATCAAATTATCTTTCCGCTTACGGTTACGGCGTTATGCACCGCATGCACCACGCTTATGCCGACACCGAAAAGGATCCGCATTCTCCAAAATACGACCACAATCTTTTCACGATGATGTGGCGTACCAAATCAATCTACCAGCAGATCAACCAGCAGAAGGTAAAAATAGAGGATAAATTCACCAAGAACGTTCCCCAATGGGAAGGTTTCGATAAGTTCGCGAGTTCATGGGGTTCCAGAATTGGTTGGGCGATTGCCTACACCGCATTTTTCTATTTCTTTGCGACGGCGTGGTGGCAGTGGATTCTGCTTCCTGTCGCTTACATGATGGCACCGATTCACGGCGTAATCATCAACTGGTTCGGACATATTTACGGTTATGTGAACTTTAAGGTTTCAGACACCTCAAAAAACCTCTTCCGTTTCGACTGGTTAATGATGGGCGAAGGTTATCATAACAATCACCACAAACATGGCGGAAGAGCAAATTTCGGCGGCGTTAGATGGCACGAAATCGACGTAACCTACGTGATTATGCTATTGCTTGATAAGATGAAACTGATCAAACTGAAACCAGTAGCTGTTGTAAAAAGAGAAATTTAA
- a CDS encoding alpha/beta hydrolase: MDLSYLVREPQNITPETPLLILLHGYGSNEEDLFAFVPTLPEDWLVVSFRAPLNSQYEGFSWYDIDLMNVENRIDVPQAKESLEGLLQNIMKVTNHYGLTENETHLCGFSQGGILAYALALQHPQLFSKVACLSAYPEEKLMENIVKDKKKLEHMRFFVSHGTDDAVIPLEWGRKAADLLYDLSCYFTFREYMNGHGVNQKNYMDLMEFFRK, encoded by the coding sequence ATGGATTTATCTTACCTCGTTCGCGAACCCCAAAACATCACCCCCGAAACTCCACTTTTAATTCTGCTTCACGGCTACGGAAGTAACGAAGAAGATCTTTTTGCCTTCGTCCCGACCCTGCCGGAAGATTGGCTTGTGGTGAGTTTCCGTGCGCCGCTCAATTCTCAGTACGAAGGTTTTTCGTGGTACGATATCGACCTCATGAATGTGGAAAACCGAATTGACGTTCCCCAAGCCAAAGAATCACTGGAAGGGCTGCTGCAGAACATCATGAAGGTAACGAATCATTACGGACTTACCGAGAATGAAACGCACCTATGCGGATTCTCGCAAGGTGGGATTCTTGCCTATGCGTTAGCCTTGCAACACCCGCAGCTTTTTTCGAAAGTGGCTTGCTTAAGCGCATATCCGGAAGAAAAACTGATGGAGAATATCGTAAAAGACAAAAAGAAACTGGAGCACATGAGATTTTTTGTTTCTCATGGAACTGATGATGCTGTGATTCCTTTGGAATGGGGACGAAAAGCGGCAGACTTGCTCTATGATTTAAGCTGTTATTTTACATTCAGAGAGTACATGAACGGGCACGGTGTGAACCAAAAAAATTATATGGACCTGATGGAATTTTTCAGGAAATAA
- a CDS encoding alpha/beta hydrolase-fold protein, translating to MKSFSIFLLTVLAGSFTAQVKLIVTVPSTTPENTKIFMASSLNSWNPTDSGFELKKNAAGKYELEIPENSGKVEYKFTQGSWETAEGNASGKGIENRTFTFTGTPQIIENTILFWPKPEPKKYTASKNVRILSENFAVPQLGTTRRIWIYLPEDYHSSKKKYHVIYMHDGQNLFDNLTSFSGEWQVDETMDKLFRDGKKQAIIVGIDNGGSERLNEYSPWKNTKYGGGKGDLYADFLAQTLKPYIDKNYRTLSSAKSTGLVGSSMGGLISFYTGLKYPEKFGKLGVFSPSLWFAKEDLNAYIQEHSKSLKKTKIYLLAGRKESEEMVTDIEKVTPILISKGICRKNIVTKFDDYGTHSESYWAKEFPAAYLWLFN from the coding sequence ATGAAATCATTTTCCATTTTTTTATTAACCGTTTTAGCGGGAAGCTTCACCGCCCAGGTAAAACTTATAGTAACGGTCCCGTCAACAACGCCGGAAAACACCAAAATTTTCATGGCATCTTCACTGAACAGCTGGAATCCTACAGATTCAGGTTTTGAACTGAAGAAAAATGCTGCCGGAAAATACGAACTGGAAATCCCTGAGAACAGTGGTAAAGTTGAATATAAGTTTACGCAGGGAAGTTGGGAAACAGCAGAAGGAAATGCATCAGGGAAGGGAATTGAAAACCGGACATTTACATTCACCGGAACTCCTCAAATCATAGAAAACACAATTCTTTTTTGGCCTAAACCTGAACCTAAGAAGTACACCGCATCAAAAAATGTAAGAATTCTGAGTGAAAATTTTGCGGTGCCTCAACTCGGAACCACACGACGGATCTGGATTTATCTTCCGGAAGATTACCATAGTTCGAAGAAGAAATATCACGTGATTTATATGCATGACGGACAGAATTTATTCGACAACCTTACCTCTTTTTCCGGGGAATGGCAGGTTGATGAAACGATGGATAAGCTCTTCAGGGATGGCAAAAAACAAGCAATTATAGTAGGAATCGACAACGGTGGCAGCGAAAGGCTGAACGAATACTCCCCCTGGAAAAACACAAAATACGGAGGCGGAAAAGGTGATCTTTACGCAGATTTTCTTGCTCAGACCCTAAAACCATATATTGATAAAAACTACAGAACGCTTTCTTCGGCAAAAAGTACCGGATTAGTCGGTTCTTCAATGGGTGGATTGATTTCGTTTTATACCGGATTAAAATATCCTGAGAAATTCGGAAAACTTGGCGTTTTCAGTCCCAGTCTATGGTTTGCGAAGGAAGATTTAAACGCATATATCCAAGAGCATTCAAAATCTTTGAAAAAGACAAAAATCTATCTTCTCGCAGGGAGAAAAGAGTCAGAGGAAATGGTTACCGATATAGAAAAGGTAACTCCCATCCTGATTAGCAAAGGAATCTGCAGGAAAAATATTGTAACGAAATTTGATGATTACGGAACGCATTCCGAAAGTTACTGGGCTAAGGAATTTCCGGCGGCTTATCTGTGGCTCTTTAATTAA
- the purE gene encoding 5-(carboxyamino)imidazole ribonucleotide mutase: protein MVGIIMGSQSDLPIMQQAADFLKSMEIPYELTVVSAHRTPERMFDYAKTAKSRGLKVIVAGAGGAAHLPGMVASCTTLPVIGVPILSSNSIDGWDSVLSILQMPSGIPVATVALNGAANAGILAAKIIGASDAKISEKLENYQNSLKEKVLGTVEEIKKSHPNHFD from the coding sequence ATGGTCGGAATTATAATGGGCAGCCAAAGCGATTTGCCAATCATGCAGCAGGCAGCAGATTTTCTGAAATCAATGGAAATCCCTTATGAATTAACAGTGGTTTCAGCCCACAGAACTCCGGAAAGAATGTTTGATTATGCAAAAACAGCAAAATCCCGCGGCCTGAAAGTAATTGTCGCCGGCGCGGGCGGCGCAGCACATTTACCCGGAATGGTAGCGAGCTGTACCACTTTGCCTGTGATTGGTGTCCCGATTTTATCTTCAAACTCGATTGACGGATGGGATTCTGTACTTTCTATTTTACAGATGCCGTCGGGAATTCCTGTTGCGACAGTAGCTTTGAACGGCGCCGCGAATGCCGGAATTTTAGCCGCTAAAATCATCGGTGCCTCAGATGCAAAAATTTCGGAAAAATTAGAGAACTATCAGAATTCACTTAAAGAAAAAGTGTTGGGAACGGTAGAAGAGATCAAAAAGAGTCATCCGAATCATTTTGATTAA
- a CDS encoding MFS transporter codes for MFNKIISTYKAAFSGLSKESWMLSLVMLINRMGTMAAVFMSVYVTRIFGRSLADAGLVITLFGVGAVFGALSSGYFIKKAGFRSVQIVTSILSGLLFIFFAKITDFEMLCLVAVLIGFFSEAFRPANFTAIAYYSKPEMMTKSYSLNRFAVNLGMGLGTAVGGILASIDYHLLFFVEGGTYILVGILIMLLLPKISNFKKNRENLQISASKSPWKDVLYLKFLLLILIYISCFLVVFKLVPVFWKDIQHLDESLIGSILGLNGMIIAVFEMVLVQHLQTRNKDVVYIYAGIFIAAIAFSLILFPIFSVIVSAVIAIIFLTFSEMLALPFINTFVVNRAGAASRASYASAYTFVWSLSGIIAPAGGAFIADHFSYTTLWVVLIVLCLISALGIKMLSQREKSAF; via the coding sequence ATGTTCAATAAAATCATCAGCACTTATAAAGCGGCTTTCAGCGGGTTAAGCAAAGAAAGCTGGATGCTCTCCCTTGTGATGCTCATCAACAGAATGGGAACCATGGCTGCTGTTTTTATGAGCGTGTACGTTACCAGGATTTTCGGCAGAAGTCTAGCTGACGCAGGTCTGGTAATTACTTTATTCGGCGTGGGCGCGGTTTTCGGTGCCTTATCAAGCGGCTATTTTATTAAAAAAGCAGGTTTCCGTTCCGTACAGATTGTTACAAGCATCCTCAGCGGCTTGCTGTTTATATTCTTTGCCAAAATTACGGACTTCGAAATGCTATGTCTAGTTGCCGTGCTGATCGGATTTTTCAGCGAAGCATTCAGGCCGGCAAATTTCACGGCAATTGCCTACTATTCGAAACCGGAAATGATGACGAAATCGTATTCCTTAAACCGTTTTGCGGTAAATCTTGGAATGGGATTGGGAACGGCAGTGGGCGGCATTTTAGCCTCGATTGATTATCATCTCCTGTTTTTTGTGGAAGGCGGCACCTATATCCTTGTAGGGATTTTAATTATGCTTCTTTTGCCTAAAATAAGTAACTTTAAAAAGAATAGAGAAAACCTTCAGATTTCGGCATCTAAATCTCCCTGGAAAGATGTCTTGTATTTAAAGTTTCTCCTACTCATCCTCATTTACATTTCATGCTTTCTGGTCGTTTTCAAACTCGTGCCGGTTTTCTGGAAAGATATTCAACATCTTGACGAATCTTTAATCGGAAGTATTTTAGGCCTGAACGGAATGATTATCGCAGTTTTCGAAATGGTCTTGGTACAGCATCTCCAGACCCGGAACAAAGACGTCGTGTATATTTATGCAGGAATTTTTATTGCAGCCATCGCTTTTTCGCTGATTCTGTTTCCGATATTTTCCGTGATTGTTTCCGCGGTAATTGCCATTATTTTTCTTACGTTTAGCGAGATGCTGGCTTTGCCATTTATCAATACGTTTGTAGTGAACCGGGCCGGCGCGGCCTCCCGGGCCAGCTATGCGTCAGCGTACACTTTTGTATGGTCATTATCCGGAATCATCGCTCCTGCAGGCGGCGCTTTTATTGCCGATCATTTCAGTTATACCACTTTGTGGGTGGTGCTTATTGTATTATGTCTGATTTCTGCTTTGGGAATAAAAATGCTGTCCCAAAGGGAAAAATCCGCTTTTTAA
- a CDS encoding DMT family transporter gives MKDPKLIIAVLTVAIVWGTTFLGIRVAVETIPPWFVAGIRQLIAAVLLLMILLFSKQLKWIGWKNLRIQIIFSILMLIVANGMTTVAEEHLSSSLASLISATSPLLVFLGSIFFGLQKFTYRSLLGILMGFSGILLIFKDGLQDLLNPDYRMGVIFIFIAICGWALGSILTKKMKLQHQSISLNLFYQFAFAGVAQIALAFVVSNEIDVATWSFKSIAATVYLAVFGSVAAYFAFHFALKKISPTQISLLSYVNTIIAIFLGWLVLDEKITAAFITATVLIICGVFITNYQKGMFQRK, from the coding sequence TTGAAAGATCCAAAACTTATTATCGCGGTTCTTACCGTCGCTATCGTGTGGGGAACCACTTTTCTCGGAATCCGTGTGGCAGTAGAAACTATTCCGCCGTGGTTTGTTGCAGGAATCCGGCAATTGATCGCCGCCGTATTGTTATTGATGATTCTGCTGTTTTCAAAACAACTAAAATGGATAGGGTGGAAAAACTTAAGAATTCAAATTATTTTTTCAATACTGATGCTTATCGTAGCCAACGGAATGACCACGGTTGCCGAAGAACACCTGTCGAGCAGTCTGGCGTCTTTGATCAGCGCCACTTCCCCACTACTTGTATTTCTGGGGAGCATTTTTTTTGGTCTTCAGAAATTTACATACCGTTCCTTATTGGGAATCTTAATGGGGTTCAGCGGAATTCTGCTCATATTCAAAGACGGCCTTCAGGATTTACTGAATCCCGATTACCGCATGGGTGTTATCTTTATTTTCATCGCAATTTGCGGCTGGGCATTAGGATCAATTCTCACTAAAAAAATGAAGCTGCAGCATCAGAGTATTTCACTGAATCTTTTTTACCAGTTCGCTTTCGCTGGAGTGGCGCAGATTGCATTAGCCTTTGTTGTATCCAATGAAATTGATGTCGCAACCTGGAGTTTCAAAAGTATCGCGGCCACCGTTTATCTCGCGGTATTCGGATCTGTTGCAGCGTATTTTGCCTTTCATTTTGCACTGAAGAAGATTTCGCCAACGCAGATTTCGCTGCTTTCTTATGTAAATACAATTATTGCAATATTTCTGGGCTGGCTTGTATTGGACGAAAAAATTACGGCAGCATTTATTACCGCAACTGTACTGATTATTTGCGGGGTGTTTATCACCAATTACCAGAAAGGAATGTTTCAGCGGAAATAA
- a CDS encoding CBS domain-containing protein, protein MMSNIATILARKGSSYVTVNPGQTVLEALQLMADKNVGAVVVKDAENYHGIFTERDYSRNVILKNRHSSETKVKEVMSVNLPEIKPLDTLNHCMQLMADHNVRYLPVIKEGKMNGIISITDVIREKVIDQKEVIKQLKEYIQG, encoded by the coding sequence ATGATGAGTAATATAGCTACAATTCTTGCCCGAAAGGGAAGTTCGTATGTTACTGTAAATCCGGGACAGACGGTTCTGGAAGCATTACAGCTGATGGCAGACAAAAATGTGGGCGCAGTAGTCGTAAAAGATGCTGAAAATTATCACGGGATCTTTACAGAGCGCGATTATTCCCGAAACGTCATTCTTAAAAACAGGCATTCCTCGGAAACAAAAGTGAAGGAGGTAATGTCCGTAAATCTTCCCGAAATAAAACCGCTCGACACCCTGAATCACTGCATGCAGTTAATGGCCGATCACAATGTACGCTATCTTCCGGTTATTAAAGAAGGTAAAATGAACGGTATTATTTCGATTACTGATGTCATCAGAGAAAAAGTAATCGATCAGAAAGAAGTCATTAAACAGTTGAAAGAGTATATTCAGGGTTAA